From the genome of Haloarcula limicola, one region includes:
- a CDS encoding TIGR00341 family protein produces MRLIQTRVGDEIEAEVMAVLEEENIEHIAAAERDESDAIILYFPLPDGAVEKVMDRLYDAGLDEDAFTIITDIQSATTPTFDELESQYTQGPDDEVGLSHATLRANAREVTPGRAMFVTFAALSAIVASAGLMLDSAIVIVGAMVISPFAGSALSASVGAVIGDYPSILDSIKSQLLGLVVAVSAATGAAAVFRWGYLVPPNLAIQNISQVSAFSIPIVLTYVIAIFAGAAGALALATDLDVSLAGVAVAAAIVPAAAAVGIGVVWQELTVIFGALVLLLMNLLLINLSAYVSLTLFGYRASPSASLASHVNVDARTAVYAVVGAVVLVALLGAIVSTYQYLAFVETTNHNVEDVLTQPRYDELELIDVQTDYGAQLVRKGDSDTVSIVVGRTSDREYASLSATLQRAIAEDTPRAVTVEVQFTDYQRTEPTTQTRSSLVARPDGGV; encoded by the coding sequence GTGCGCCTCATTCAGACACGTGTCGGGGACGAAATAGAAGCCGAGGTCATGGCGGTGCTGGAGGAGGAGAACATCGAGCACATCGCCGCCGCCGAGCGCGACGAGAGCGACGCGATCATCCTCTACTTCCCGCTGCCCGACGGCGCGGTCGAGAAGGTGATGGACCGCCTCTACGACGCCGGGCTCGACGAGGACGCCTTCACCATCATCACTGACATCCAGTCCGCCACCACGCCGACGTTCGACGAACTGGAGAGTCAGTACACGCAGGGACCCGACGACGAGGTGGGTCTCTCGCACGCGACGCTCCGAGCGAACGCCCGCGAGGTGACGCCGGGCCGGGCGATGTTCGTCACCTTCGCCGCCCTGAGCGCGATCGTCGCCTCCGCCGGTCTGATGCTCGACTCGGCCATCGTCATCGTCGGCGCGATGGTCATCTCGCCCTTCGCCGGCTCGGCGCTGTCGGCCAGCGTCGGCGCGGTCATCGGCGACTACCCGTCGATCCTCGACAGCATCAAATCGCAGCTGCTCGGTCTCGTCGTCGCCGTCAGCGCCGCGACGGGGGCCGCCGCCGTCTTCAGGTGGGGGTACCTCGTCCCGCCGAACCTCGCCATCCAGAACATCTCGCAGGTCAGCGCCTTCTCGATCCCCATCGTGCTCACGTACGTCATCGCGATCTTCGCCGGTGCGGCCGGCGCGCTGGCGCTGGCGACCGACCTCGACGTCTCGCTCGCCGGTGTGGCCGTCGCCGCGGCCATCGTCCCCGCCGCCGCCGCCGTCGGCATCGGTGTCGTCTGGCAGGAGCTGACGGTGATCTTCGGGGCGCTCGTCCTGCTCCTGATGAACCTCCTGCTCATCAACCTCTCGGCGTACGTCTCGCTCACGCTGTTCGGCTACCGCGCGTCCCCGTCGGCCTCGCTCGCGTCCCACGTCAACGTAGACGCTCGGACGGCCGTCTACGCCGTCGTCGGTGCCGTCGTCCTCGTCGCGCTCCTCGGCGCGATCGTCAGCACGTATCAGTACCTCGCCTTCGTCGAGACGACAAACCACAACGTCGAAGACGTGCTGACACAGCCCCGGTACGACGAACTCGAACTCATCGACGTCCAGACCGACTACGGCGCGCAACTGGTGCGGAAAGGCGACAGCGACACCGTCTCCATCGTCGTCGGCCGGACCTCCGACAGGGAGTACGCGTCGCTCTCGGCGACGCTGCAACGAGCGATCGCCGAGGATACGCCGAGAGCGGTCACGGTCGAGGTGCAGTTCACGGACTATCAGCGAACCGAACCGACGACCCAGACTCGGTCTTCGCTCGTGGCACGGCCTGACGGCGGCGTTTGA
- a CDS encoding FxsA family protein — MLRVIGLLLLIPLFDAVLLVALATGIIYPIPPLVVVALVVLTALIGMLLVRAEGRATLQAIQRKLASGEVPTDELIDGGLLIAAGAFFLTPGLVTDFVGLLLAVPLTRYPIRAATRRWVVRPYIDAKTGGFASGQVYIGGFPNEGGQATGSDGPAGPGGPSGGSPSGSGFDADDATDVDFEERDGN, encoded by the coding sequence ATGCTCCGGGTCATCGGGCTGTTGTTGCTCATCCCGCTGTTCGACGCGGTACTACTGGTGGCGCTGGCGACGGGGATCATCTATCCGATTCCGCCGCTCGTCGTCGTGGCGCTCGTCGTCCTCACGGCGCTCATCGGCATGCTGCTGGTCCGCGCGGAGGGCCGCGCGACGCTCCAGGCGATCCAGCGGAAACTGGCCAGCGGCGAGGTGCCGACGGACGAACTCATCGACGGCGGCCTGCTCATCGCCGCCGGGGCGTTCTTCCTCACGCCCGGCCTCGTGACGGACTTCGTCGGCCTCCTGCTGGCGGTGCCGCTCACGCGCTACCCGATCCGCGCCGCGACGCGCCGCTGGGTCGTCAGACCCTACATCGACGCCAAGACCGGTGGCTTCGCCAGCGGTCAGGTGTACATCGGCGGCTTCCCCAACGAGGGCGGCCAGGCGACCGGCTCCGACGGCCCGGCCGGCCCGGGCGGTCCGAGCGGCGGGTCGCCGAGCGGTAGCGGTTTCGACGCCGACGACGCCACCGACGTCGACTTCGAGGAACGCGACGGGAACTGA
- a CDS encoding cytochrome P450 codes for MSPEQVRSTRRGPTTPGDRPPRLGRIPLLDNTLSMLRDPLGFYDRVGAMDADVVGYNVAGTTGYFLTHPDLVEEVLVTNEGDYEKGRLLRDTLGEFIGKGLFLLEGEEWQRQRTALQPAFYRERIATYGETMTDFTAETAAGWDDGDRVDLLPEMQSLTLRILGKTLLDIDVERTAATLEPLLDALRTRTDPSSLSAYVPLGVPTPSNRRIKRTRAAFEATLDEVIAERRAEATETREARDDVLSLLLSLDEETMDRERLGHQLLTFLVAGHDTTALTLTYAWFLLGNHPERQRRLREELDETLGRSDPTPADLFELPYLDSVLTEVLRLYPPAFTTFRQPTRPVTLGGYDIGTDAQLTIPQWLVHRDERWYDAPDAFRPERWTDEFEADLPDYAYYPFGGGPRHCIGMRFARMEAKLAIATLAQRFRFEAVTEPPLDLAMRITLSPTDPVRARVRER; via the coding sequence ATGAGCCCCGAACAGGTCCGGTCGACGCGGCGCGGACCGACGACGCCGGGCGACCGACCGCCCCGCCTCGGTCGGATTCCCCTCCTCGACAACACGCTCTCGATGCTCCGAGACCCGCTCGGCTTCTACGACCGCGTGGGCGCGATGGACGCCGACGTGGTCGGCTACAACGTCGCCGGGACGACGGGCTACTTCCTCACCCACCCGGACCTCGTCGAGGAGGTGCTGGTCACGAACGAGGGCGACTACGAGAAGGGTCGGCTCCTCCGCGACACGCTGGGGGAGTTCATCGGGAAGGGCCTCTTCCTGCTGGAGGGCGAGGAGTGGCAGCGCCAGCGGACCGCCCTCCAACCCGCGTTCTACCGCGAACGGATCGCCACCTACGGCGAGACGATGACCGACTTCACCGCCGAGACCGCCGCCGGGTGGGACGACGGCGACCGCGTCGACCTGCTGCCGGAGATGCAGTCGCTCACGCTCCGCATCCTCGGGAAGACCCTCCTGGACATCGACGTCGAGCGGACCGCCGCGACGCTCGAACCGCTGCTCGACGCGCTTCGGACACGGACTGATCCCAGTTCGCTGTCGGCGTACGTTCCCCTCGGCGTTCCGACGCCGAGCAACCGCCGGATCAAGCGCACCCGCGCGGCCTTCGAGGCGACGCTCGACGAGGTCATCGCCGAGCGGCGGGCCGAGGCCACCGAGACGCGCGAGGCCCGCGACGACGTGCTCTCGCTGTTGCTCTCGCTCGACGAGGAGACGATGGACCGCGAGCGGCTCGGCCACCAACTGCTGACGTTTCTGGTGGCGGGCCACGACACGACGGCGCTGACGCTGACCTACGCGTGGTTCCTGCTCGGGAACCACCCCGAGCGACAGCGCCGCCTCCGCGAGGAACTCGACGAGACGCTCGGCAGATCGGACCCGACGCCCGCCGACCTCTTCGAGTTGCCCTACCTCGACTCGGTGCTGACCGAGGTGTTGCGCCTCTACCCGCCGGCGTTTACGACGTTTCGCCAGCCCACTCGCCCGGTCACGCTCGGCGGGTACGACATCGGAACAGACGCCCAGCTGACGATTCCCCAGTGGCTCGTCCACCGCGACGAGCGGTGGTACGACGCCCCCGATGCCTTCCGCCCCGAGCGCTGGACCGACGAGTTCGAGGCCGACCTGCCCGACTACGCCTACTACCCCTTCGGCGGCGGCCCGCGCCACTGCATCGGTATGCGCTTCGCCCGGATGGAGGCCAAACTCGCCATCGCCACGCTCGCCCAGCGATTTCGCTTCGAGGCGGTGACCGAACCGCCGCTGGACTTGGCGATGCGTATCACGCTCTCGCCGACGGACCCGGTGCGAGCGCGCGTCCGCGAGCGGTAG
- a CDS encoding DUF255 domain-containing protein — MDEFAAETKVEWREWGAAAFERAAGSGKPVLLSLTVAWSPECRAMDRGVFGEPRIAANINDGFVPVRVDADRNSRVRERYTMGGFPSTVFLTPEGEVITGATFLGPDGFRGILDSVRESWDAKGAAAGSIPRQLRDEAPPAGELRPRIEEHMIEQLLGAFDEEYGGWGTDVKFPLPRTVEFALVRARDQATRTLEAVRTHLLDTYDGGFFRYGTGRDWSNPRREKLTDENAALVRAFAHGYRYTGTDAYRDAARRTVEYLTTDLWSGEAFAASQAGDDDYYQLGASEREAREVPHVDETVFADRNGLAIDGLLWFHAYTDDERAERYARRARDHVCDALVEGGEVAHYAGDDSDAGLLSDQAQLLQGLTTSWQVLGEGGPAEAVADWTIENRQQGTGAFRDGPDTGAGLCGRSLHPLDATVELADALVDLAALTGEDRYREVATEAVESFAGAAERMGVEVAGYAGVAARLLDPQRLVVGTEAGTDLHRAALRLADHETTVVPDPDGDGTARRYEGETVTAEASAPADLEAALTGD; from the coding sequence ATGGACGAGTTCGCGGCGGAGACGAAAGTCGAGTGGCGCGAGTGGGGGGCGGCGGCGTTCGAACGCGCCGCCGGCAGCGGCAAGCCGGTCCTACTGTCGCTGACGGTAGCCTGGAGCCCCGAATGCCGGGCGATGGACCGCGGCGTGTTCGGCGAGCCGCGCATCGCGGCGAACATCAACGACGGGTTCGTCCCGGTCCGCGTCGACGCCGACCGGAACTCCCGCGTGCGCGAACGCTACACCATGGGCGGATTCCCCTCGACGGTGTTTCTCACCCCCGAGGGCGAGGTCATCACCGGCGCGACGTTCCTCGGTCCCGACGGGTTCCGCGGTATCCTCGACAGCGTCCGGGAGTCCTGGGACGCGAAGGGGGCCGCGGCCGGGTCGATCCCGCGGCAGTTGCGCGACGAAGCGCCGCCGGCCGGGGAGCTGCGCCCGCGAATCGAGGAGCACATGATCGAGCAGTTGCTCGGCGCGTTCGACGAGGAATACGGCGGCTGGGGAACCGACGTGAAGTTCCCGCTTCCCCGAACTGTCGAGTTCGCGCTGGTGCGCGCCCGCGACCAGGCGACGCGCACGCTCGAAGCCGTCCGCACGCACCTCCTCGACACGTACGACGGCGGCTTCTTCCGCTACGGGACCGGCCGCGACTGGTCGAACCCGCGCCGGGAGAAGCTCACAGACGAGAACGCGGCGCTCGTGCGGGCGTTCGCCCACGGCTACCGCTACACCGGCACCGACGCCTACCGCGACGCCGCCCGGCGGACCGTCGAGTACCTCACGACCGACCTCTGGTCGGGCGAGGCCTTCGCGGCCAGTCAGGCCGGCGACGACGACTACTACCAGCTCGGCGCGAGCGAACGAGAGGCCCGCGAGGTCCCGCACGTCGACGAGACGGTGTTCGCCGACCGGAACGGGCTGGCGATCGACGGCCTGCTGTGGTTCCACGCCTACACGGACGACGAGCGCGCCGAGCGGTACGCGCGACGGGCGCGCGATCACGTCTGTGACGCCCTCGTCGAAGGGGGCGAAGTGGCTCACTACGCCGGCGACGACAGCGACGCCGGCCTCCTCTCGGACCAGGCGCAGTTGCTGCAGGGACTGACCACGAGCTGGCAGGTCCTCGGCGAGGGCGGCCCGGCCGAGGCCGTCGCCGACTGGACCATCGAGAACCGCCAGCAGGGGACCGGCGCGTTCCGCGACGGTCCCGATACGGGCGCGGGGCTCTGTGGGCGCTCGCTCCACCCGCTTGACGCCACGGTGGAGCTGGCCGACGCGCTCGTCGACCTCGCGGCGCTCACCGGCGAGGACCGCTACCGCGAGGTGGCGACCGAGGCCGTCGAATCGTTCGCCGGCGCGGCCGAGCGGATGGGCGTCGAGGTGGCCGGCTACGCCGGCGTCGCCGCCCGGCTGCTCGACCCGCAGCGACTGGTCGTCGGCACCGAGGCCGGCACCGACCTGCACCGGGCGGCGCTCCGGCTGGCCGACCACGAGACGACGGTCGTCCCCGACCCCGACGGCGACGGGACCGCCCGCCGATACGAGGGCGAGACCGTCACGGCCGAGGCGTCCGCGCCCGCCGACCTCGAAGCGGCGCTGACCGGCGACTGA
- a CDS encoding TrmB family transcriptional regulator, whose amino-acid sequence MASLRDLGLSEYEARAYRSLLETGPTTAKDLSRASDVPMGRIYDVLNSLETYNLVRSQTASRPKKYVAVEPDTALDRLLDDKKQELAEKANQYEGIVEDLSEQLESAEPVNEPFWTAAVGQDETLDLLLERLAAADSRIVMVGSIPARQVDVVEATERIVDELESALERGVEVSLLVRPDLFKTLPREVNREYYERLSPHENYSARASPNVTTTFELIDDVEVCIEVPHPLGRDEMFGVIDLKDPEFTADISAAFDDHWAEAQTINPP is encoded by the coding sequence ATGGCGAGTCTGAGAGACCTCGGCCTCTCCGAGTACGAGGCCAGAGCGTACCGGTCCCTCCTGGAGACGGGGCCGACGACGGCGAAGGACCTCTCGCGAGCGAGCGACGTTCCGATGGGGCGCATCTACGACGTGTTGAACAGTTTAGAGACGTACAACCTCGTGCGGAGTCAGACGGCGAGTCGGCCCAAGAAGTACGTCGCCGTCGAGCCCGACACCGCGCTGGACCGACTGTTAGACGACAAGAAACAGGAGCTCGCGGAGAAGGCGAACCAGTACGAGGGCATCGTCGAGGACCTCTCGGAACAACTGGAGTCGGCCGAGCCGGTGAACGAACCGTTCTGGACGGCCGCCGTCGGACAGGACGAGACGCTCGACCTCCTCTTAGAGCGGCTGGCGGCCGCCGACTCCCGCATCGTCATGGTCGGGTCGATCCCGGCCAGACAGGTCGACGTCGTCGAGGCGACCGAGCGCATCGTCGACGAACTCGAATCGGCGCTCGAACGCGGCGTCGAGGTGTCGCTGCTGGTCCGACCGGACCTGTTCAAGACCCTCCCGCGGGAGGTCAACCGGGAGTACTACGAGCGGCTCAGCCCCCACGAGAACTACAGCGCTCGCGCCAGTCCCAACGTGACGACGACGTTCGAACTCATCGACGACGTCGAGGTGTGCATCGAGGTGCCGCACCCGCTCGGTCGCGACGAGATGTTCGGCGTCATCGACCTCAAGGACCCGGAGTTCACCGCCGATATCAGCGCCGCCTTCGACGACCACTGGGCCGAGGCCCAGACCATCAACCCGCCCTGA
- the mptA gene encoding GTP cyclohydrolase MptA → MSQQLPDVQASSPDVTVGLNRVGVTGVEKLVKLGRRDRDPIVLMAEFEVFVDLPSWRKGADMSRNMEVIDETLETAVSEQAYRVEDVCGDAADLLLEKHDYTTKAEVRMEAEYVTHEKTPESGMATQSTADIIASATATEEGTSEEIGARVTGMTVCPCSQGMSAARARETLRGMNIEDEVIDEFLETMPQAGHSQRGHATLTVKSDGAPEVDLNELIEVARDSMSARIYNLAKRPDEDHMTYEAHRDAKFVEDCVRALAEGVVEHFPELSDDAIVTMKQSNDESIHQHNAHAERVAELGDLRSELETA, encoded by the coding sequence ATGAGCCAGCAACTGCCGGACGTGCAGGCGTCGAGTCCGGATGTGACAGTGGGTCTCAACCGCGTCGGCGTGACGGGCGTCGAGAAGCTCGTCAAACTCGGTCGGCGGGACCGCGACCCGATCGTCCTGATGGCCGAGTTCGAGGTGTTCGTCGACCTCCCGTCCTGGCGGAAGGGCGCGGACATGTCCCGCAACATGGAGGTCATCGACGAGACGTTGGAGACCGCGGTCTCCGAGCAGGCCTACCGCGTCGAGGACGTCTGCGGCGACGCCGCCGACCTCCTCTTGGAGAAACACGACTACACGACGAAGGCGGAGGTCCGGATGGAAGCCGAGTACGTCACCCACGAGAAGACCCCCGAGAGCGGGATGGCCACCCAGTCGACGGCCGACATCATCGCCTCGGCGACGGCCACCGAGGAGGGCACCAGCGAGGAGATCGGTGCCCGCGTCACCGGGATGACGGTGTGTCCCTGTTCGCAGGGGATGTCCGCCGCTCGCGCCCGCGAGACGCTCCGCGGTATGAACATCGAGGACGAGGTCATCGACGAGTTCTTAGAGACGATGCCCCAGGCCGGTCACTCCCAGCGGGGCCACGCCACGCTGACGGTCAAGAGCGACGGCGCGCCGGAAGTGGACCTCAACGAACTCATCGAGGTGGCTCGCGATTCGATGAGCGCCCGCATCTACAACCTCGCGAAGCGGCCCGACGAGGACCACATGACCTACGAGGCACACAGGGACGCGAAGTTCGTCGAGGACTGCGTCAGAGCGCTCGCCGAGGGCGTCGTCGAGCACTTCCCGGAGCTCTCCGACGACGCGATCGTCACGATGAAACAGTCCAACGACGAGTCGATCCACCAGCACAACGCCCACGCCGAGCGGGTGGCGGAACTGGGCGACCTCCGTAGCGAACTCGAAACGGCCTGA
- a CDS encoding response regulator, with protein sequence MTTGGEDTILVVDDEADVADAYAAQLRERYAVETAYSGESALDALDESVDVVLLDRRMPGVSGDEVLSTIRERGPGMRVAMVTAVEPGFDIVEMPFDDYVVKPVSRGALYETIEHLMRCATYEKRIREYYALTGKRAALVANKSQAELATSEAFQSLEREIDAVRETLDDVTAGFDETDFEAVFRDLNRASPATE encoded by the coding sequence ATGACAACCGGTGGGGAAGACACGATTCTCGTCGTCGACGACGAGGCCGACGTCGCCGACGCGTACGCCGCACAGCTCCGCGAGCGATACGCCGTCGAGACGGCGTATAGCGGCGAGTCGGCGCTTGACGCCCTCGACGAGTCGGTCGACGTGGTGCTGCTCGACCGTCGGATGCCGGGGGTCTCCGGGGACGAGGTGCTGTCGACTATCCGCGAGCGAGGGCCTGGGATGCGAGTGGCGATGGTGACGGCGGTCGAACCGGGCTTCGACATCGTCGAGATGCCCTTCGACGACTACGTCGTCAAGCCGGTCTCGCGGGGCGCGTTGTACGAGACGATAGAGCATCTCATGCGGTGTGCCACCTACGAAAAGCGGATACGAGAGTACTACGCGCTGACGGGGAAACGCGCGGCGCTGGTGGCGAACAAGTCCCAGGCCGAACTCGCCACGAGCGAGGCGTTCCAGTCCCTCGAACGGGAGATCGACGCCGTCCGGGAGACCCTCGACGACGTCACCGCGGGGTTCGACGAGACCGACTTCGAAGCCGTGTTCCGCGACCTGAACCGGGCGTCGCCGGCGACGGAGTGA
- a CDS encoding Lrp/AsnC family transcriptional regulator — protein sequence MSLPSGDWRERIDDVDAALVDGFQSDFPVCERPFEAVGEQLGITGEEALERVERLHDERIFRRFGPVLNPPVIGSSTLAAVSVPPERFDEVAAVVNDYRQVNHNYARDHEWNMWFVVTAGSRDRRDEILADIEDRTGCEVLVLPMLTDYYIDLEFPVVNGDRFARETRPEGGSPDGRAADRPRVRESIEGTDASATRISEDAAADLTALDRRLLLAIQEGFPLSETPYRDVATAIDADVADVLAAVRKLRETGCIKRVGCVVNHVTTGFDNNCMVVWDVPDEQLDERGERVGALPSVTLCYHRPRRPEQNWPYNLFTMIHGRDADAVDERIDELAAEFLPYDHDRLYSTATLKQTGAQYDDIVGE from the coding sequence ATGAGCCTTCCGTCGGGCGACTGGCGCGAGCGCATCGACGACGTGGACGCCGCGCTGGTCGACGGCTTCCAGAGCGACTTCCCGGTGTGTGAACGCCCCTTCGAGGCGGTGGGTGAGCAGTTAGGTATCACGGGCGAGGAGGCCCTCGAACGGGTCGAGCGCCTGCACGACGAGCGGATCTTCCGGCGGTTCGGTCCAGTACTAAATCCGCCGGTCATCGGCTCGTCGACGCTCGCGGCGGTTTCGGTCCCGCCGGAGCGATTCGACGAGGTGGCCGCCGTCGTCAACGACTACCGGCAGGTGAACCACAACTACGCCCGCGACCACGAGTGGAACATGTGGTTCGTCGTCACCGCCGGCTCCCGCGACCGGCGCGACGAGATCCTCGCCGACATCGAGGACCGTACGGGCTGTGAGGTGCTGGTCTTGCCGATGCTGACCGACTACTACATCGACCTCGAATTTCCGGTGGTCAACGGCGACAGGTTCGCCAGGGAGACGCGCCCCGAGGGCGGGTCTCCGGATGGGCGAGCGGCCGATAGGCCGCGAGTTCGCGAGTCCATCGAGGGGACCGACGCCAGCGCGACCCGGATCAGCGAGGACGCCGCGGCCGACCTCACGGCGCTGGACAGGCGGCTCCTGCTGGCGATCCAGGAGGGGTTCCCGCTCTCGGAGACGCCGTACCGCGATGTCGCGACGGCTATCGACGCGGACGTTGCCGACGTGCTCGCCGCCGTCCGGAAGCTCCGCGAGACGGGCTGTATCAAGCGCGTCGGTTGTGTCGTCAACCACGTCACGACCGGCTTCGACAACAACTGCATGGTCGTCTGGGACGTCCCAGACGAGCAGTTGGACGAGCGCGGCGAGCGCGTCGGCGCGTTACCGTCCGTCACGCTCTGTTATCACCGACCGCGTCGGCCCGAACAGAACTGGCCGTACAACCTTTTCACCATGATTCACGGCCGGGACGCCGACGCCGTCGACGAGCGGATCGACGAACTGGCGGCGGAGTTCCTGCCGTACGACCACGACCGCCTCTACTCGACGGCTACGCTGAAGCAGACTGGCGCGCAGTACGACGACATCGTCGGGGAGTAA
- a CDS encoding anthranilate phosphoribosyltransferase, with protein sequence MAQTTPEYGDWPLKRLMTEVVGSGHKSADDMTREQASEAFRRILAGEPDHTTLGAFWLANRWKRNNPEELGAYVDVMREESVVTAEPDADPVDCGANYDGKGRSAIFGVGAGLVAAAAGTPVVVHSGDRVPTQKQDAYKHVLDELGVRTDLEPEDSAGMVDEVGFGFYYQPRFNPGIEKLSERRDMMGVRTFVNTVETLANPANAGVHLGSFYHLPFAKKMVRTLKNAETSTVSRALFFQGMEGYDDVRPGETVVAEWPVEGGDSDDEDIADFEIRTGDYGMDVTSEDLEVDDVAGDSAAVTEAVLTGERTDGFADAVALNAALRIYAREDADSIEDGLEQARGAIEDGSAAEALEALRDF encoded by the coding sequence ATGGCACAAACGACCCCTGAGTACGGCGACTGGCCGCTCAAGCGGCTGATGACGGAAGTCGTCGGCTCCGGACACAAGTCCGCCGACGACATGACTCGCGAGCAGGCCAGCGAGGCCTTCCGGCGCATCCTCGCCGGGGAACCGGATCACACGACGCTGGGCGCGTTCTGGCTCGCCAACCGCTGGAAGCGCAACAACCCCGAGGAACTGGGGGCGTACGTCGACGTGATGCGCGAGGAGTCCGTCGTCACCGCCGAACCCGACGCCGACCCCGTCGACTGCGGCGCGAACTACGACGGCAAGGGCCGGTCGGCCATCTTCGGCGTCGGGGCCGGCCTCGTCGCCGCCGCCGCCGGGACGCCCGTCGTCGTCCACTCGGGCGACCGCGTCCCGACCCAGAAACAGGACGCCTACAAGCACGTGCTGGACGAACTCGGCGTCCGCACCGACCTCGAACCCGAAGACAGCGCCGGGATGGTCGACGAAGTCGGCTTCGGCTTCTACTACCAGCCCCGGTTCAACCCCGGTATCGAGAAACTGTCCGAACGCCGTGACATGATGGGCGTCCGGACCTTCGTCAACACCGTCGAGACGCTCGCCAACCCCGCCAACGCCGGCGTCCACCTCGGTAGCTTCTATCACCTGCCGTTCGCCAAGAAGATGGTTCGCACCCTCAAGAACGCCGAGACCAGCACCGTCTCGCGCGCCCTGTTCTTCCAGGGGATGGAGGGCTACGACGACGTGCGCCCCGGCGAGACGGTGGTCGCCGAGTGGCCCGTCGAGGGCGGCGATTCGGACGACGAGGACATCGCCGACTTCGAGATCCGCACCGGCGACTACGGCATGGACGTGACGAGCGAGGACCTCGAAGTCGACGACGTGGCCGGCGACTCCGCCGCCGTCACCGAGGCAGTCCTGACCGGCGAGCGAACCGACGGCTTCGCCGACGCCGTCGCGCTCAACGCCGCCCTGCGTATCTACGCCCGCGAGGACGCCGACAGCATCGAGGACGGTCTAGAACAGGCCCGAGGGGCCATCGAGGACGGCAGCGCGGCCGAGGCGCTCGAAGCGCTGCGGGACTTCTGA
- a CDS encoding NADPH-dependent F420 reductase, which yields MRIGIIGTGNVGTALARGFVGAGHDVVLGSRTPDSPPNGLGAVGDEVAVEPQGQAAEDGEVVVLAVPGGAAPVVAADLAGHLRAKPVIDATNEYPEATAERSLAARVADAAPDARVVKAFNTIGAERMTAPEIDGERATMFVAGDDRSARETVTTLAADLGFDPLVAGDLGAATHLEHLARLWIHLSADRGRDIGFRLLRE from the coding sequence ATGCGCATCGGTATCATCGGTACCGGAAACGTCGGCACCGCTCTCGCCCGCGGCTTCGTCGGCGCGGGCCACGACGTCGTCCTCGGCTCTCGCACGCCGGATTCGCCGCCGAACGGGCTCGGAGCGGTCGGCGACGAGGTGGCCGTCGAACCGCAGGGGCAGGCCGCCGAGGACGGCGAGGTGGTCGTCCTCGCGGTGCCGGGCGGCGCCGCGCCGGTCGTCGCGGCCGACCTCGCCGGACACCTCCGAGCGAAGCCCGTGATAGACGCGACCAACGAGTACCCCGAGGCGACGGCCGAGCGGTCGCTGGCCGCTCGCGTCGCCGACGCGGCCCCCGACGCCCGCGTCGTCAAGGCGTTCAACACCATCGGCGCGGAGCGGATGACGGCCCCCGAGATCGACGGGGAGCGGGCGACCATGTTCGTCGCCGGCGACGACCGATCGGCCCGCGAGACGGTGACGACGCTCGCCGCCGACCTCGGTTTCGACCCCCTCGTCGCCGGCGACCTCGGGGCCGCGACCCACCTCGAACACCTCGCGCGCCTCTGGATCCACCTCAGCGCGGACCGCGGCCGGGACATCGGCTTCCGACTCCTGCGAGAGTGA